The Acinetobacter chinensis genomic sequence GATCAGAGCCATTACGACGATCTTGCCAAAAACTGTCAGAGAGTCACCCAGGTTTACAACGGACAAACCGGTGATGGTCACGGCTGACGTTGCGGTAAACAGGGCATCCATCCAGCTCAGATGCCCGTAGTTTGCAAAGGGCAGTTTAAGCAGAACTGTTCCAAGTATGATGAAACTGAGAAATCCCAGTGCAAGCAGGCTGGGAGGGCTTAAATTAATACTGTTATGTGTTCGGTTAATCAGTTCTTTTTTATATAGTTTCATAATGATCTGATCATAAAAAACGTGAGGAAAGCTGTCGGAGCGACTCTAAAGGTCCCTCAATGATCAGAATATCTTTTTCCTGAAGGATGGTTCCTGGTGCAATCTCGTAAATCACATGTGAGCCACGTTGCAGCATGAGGGATTTGATTTCGGGACTGTTATCCATCAATGCCTGAAACTGAGCACCTTTTAAAGTAGTCGTGATTTCAGCTTTTACAATATAACGGTTATTGTTCAGTGCCATATAGCGACGCACCATAGGGTAGCTCAATGACTGTGCAATCCGGATACCCATATCTTCTTCTGGGTGAATAATTTTAGTAATCCCAAGGTGTGAAAGTATCATATGGTGTGCTTTGGATTTGGCTTTCACCATAATTTTTTCAATGCCCAGATTTTTCAAATGCAGCACACATAAAATACTGGCTTCAATGTCATCACCAATAGCGACCACTACAGCATCACAGTTTTTGACATTCAGTTCATCCAGAACCCGCTCATCGGTTGCATCTGCAATCACCGCATGAGTAATTGTATCGGAAATGCTTTCCACAAATTTTTTGTTGCTGTCTATTCCAATCACATCGTGATTCAATGCTGCAAGTTCAGTGGCAACTGTTGCACCAAAACTCCCAAGACCAATAACCGCAAATTGAGCCATTCAGTTTCCTTTCATCATGACGTCTGAATGAATCCAGACAGACTTATTTCACAGCCTTCATCATATCTTTTTTTGTGGGGATTTTAGAAGCCTGTTCGCTGGCAAAGTGTGAATTTACGGATATTCAGGCAGAGAGGATTTCATCTGAATGACATAATGGCTGTTTATTCTTATAAAGTTCAGAAAATGATCATGGAATAATAAAAATGGATGATAAAAAAATATATAAAATCATGCAGAAATGGTTTCCTGAATTTCAGGATCAGAAAATACCTCCAAAAAAAGAACGGTTCAGTTTTGAAAATTTCTATGTGTGGGGACAGCTGGTAAGTGGTGAGCAACAACCCTTGTATCTGATGCGGATTGACTTACTGGATTATCTGGACAACGGTATTCAGCAAAGTGCTGTGTTTCAGTGTAAGCGAGTGAACACTGCACTGATACAGACAGTGATTGCTGAGAAAGTGAAGCCTTTGCAGGAACATTATGAAAAATATAAACAGATCATTGGTCATTATTACAATTTAAACGATCAGATTTATGATGTGGTTTTTGAAGAAATTTTAAAGTCGGCCAAATCCATTGGCTATGAAATGTTGCTGATATATGCAGACAGTTATTACTGGATTGTTGTGCCTGATGATGAAGTGCGGATTGAAAAGTTCATTAAACATTTTGAAAAGCAGTTTAAATCAGAAGATATTTCAATTGAACATTATGCTGTACTGGATTGTTCAGGAACGATTTGAAATTAAGATGGTCGGTTTTTTATTTGAGCAGCTAAAGTGTTTCTACAGTCATTGAAACTGAAGAAAGTGATATTATTGAATATTTATTGTATTTTTCAGTGGTTTATTTTTGGTTTTAAATTAATCAGGTTGCCTGTGTCAGTACCAAAGTAAAAATTCTTCAATCAACGGGTTGATCTGTTTAATAAAACATTAAACGATGATGGTAATTTGTTAAGTTTAGCTTCTCAGAATGATGCATGATGCACCTTGGGCTGAAGATGCATTTTCTGATTTTTTTACACTATTCACGGCGATATTGTGTTTTAAAACGTGGGTCTTGAAAGAAGAAATAAAAACCCATTGCCAGCAGCATGATCACTAATCCACTCCAGATGAAAGGCTGCATATCCTGAACGAATGATTGCTGAAGAAAATAATATCGAACAGCACAAAAAATTCCCCATAATACACTCATATAACAAAATGTTGCGAGATAAGGGGCTTTGGGGGCGAGACGTAACATCGCATATGGCAAAATGATGATCAGTGCGATCAAAGAGAATAAAAGTACAAGGATTGATGTGATGGAATCAATGGATGGCTGAAAACCGAAAAGTGTTGTGATTATACTGAAAAGGCTATAACTGATCAGAGGAATAAAAATAAACTTAGCCCAACTTTTCATGTGGAATCCTGGTTTTTGAAATTTATGGATTATTCGATTTTATGGTTTGATTATAATTAAGCTAAACTAAAAAATAGCCTGTAAATGTTACAGGCTATTTTTATTGATCAATAATTTTAACTTTACTTCAGGAAACGCTGATAGCCTAAGTTATTGGTGATTTCAACATATGGATAAGTGATGCTTTTCAGTGTTTCAACCAGACCATCTGGGTTCTGCTGAGCATCTTCAGCCTCTAAGCCAACCAGCACACGACCTTCCGCAGCACCGTGGTTACGGTAATGGAACAGGGTAATGTTGTGTGTTGGACCCAGACGCTCCAGGAATGTCAGTAACGCACCTGGACGTTCAGGGAATTCGACACGGAACAGACGTTCATTTTCAAGGTCTGCATGACCACCTACCAGATAACGGATATGCAGTTTTGCAACTTCGTCATCAGACAGATCATCAACATCATAATGTGCTTTGAGAAGCTCATGAATGTCATGGCGTTCTTTTTCACCAGCTTTTAAGCTGATACCCACAAAAACCTGAGCTGCTGAAGAACTGCTTGCGCGGTAGTTAAATTCAGTGATATTACGACCTTGTAAAGCACGGCAGAAGTTCAGGAATGAACCTTTTTCTTCAGGAATGGTGACTGCAAAAATCGCTTCTTTACGCTCACCGAGTTCAGTACGTTCAGCAATGTAACGTAAACGGTCAAAGTTCATGTTTGCACCACAAACAATTGACACCATATTTTTATTTTCTAAGCCGTGTTCTTCAACATATTTTTTAATACCTGCCAGAGCCATCGCACCCGATGGTTCAACGATGCTGCGGCATTCATCATAAGTATCTTTGATGGCAGCGCAGATTTCATCAGTATTGACCAGTACAACGTCACGTTCAACGATTGGTCCTGAGTTATCAGATTTTTGTAAGCGAATGACTTCAAATGGTTTTTCACCGATTTGCGCAACAGCCGTACCATCAGCAAATAAGCCAACAGATGGAAGAATAACGCGCTCATTGGCTTCAAATGCCGCTTTTAAACAAGCAGACTCGTCATATTCCACAGGAATGACTTTAACATGTGGTGCAACATCACCTAAGTAAGCTGCGACACCTGCGATTAAACCGCCACCACCGACAGCAACGAATACATAATCAACATCACGCCATTGACGTAAAATTTCATTGGCAATGGTACCTTGACCCGCCATCACCAGTTCATCATCATACGGTGGAATAAAGGTCATGCCTTCGTCAGCAGCACGTTGAATGGCGTATTTATTGGCTACATCAAAAGAGTCGCCGTGCAGTACAACTTCACCACCTAAGCGTTTTACTGCCTGAACTTTAATATCAGGTGTGGTTTTGGGCATCACAATAATGGCGCGAATACCTAACTTTTGACCGGATAATGCCACGCCCTGAGCATGGTTACCCGCAGAAGCAGTAATAACGCCACGTTCCAACTGAGATTTCGGTAATTGACTGATACGGTTGTATGCACCGCGCAGTTTGAAAGAAAAGACAGGTTGTAAGTCTTCGCGTTTGAAGCGAATGTTGTTGTTTAGTTTTTCACTAATTCGTGGCGCTGCTTCGAGTGGGGTTTCGATCGCAACGTCATAGACCGTTGCCTGTAATATTTGTCGAACCAAACGAGACAGCATGTTAATTTTCCATCTAACAGTTTAAAATGAGCATCCATTGTAACAAACCACTGTACCTTTGCGTTTTAAAATTATGCAAAATGTGCAGTAAATTGAATATTTATTGAGAGATGTCATGAGCCTTTATGCAACCCAGGATGAGAAAAAACAAGCAGCAGCCCAAGCTGCTTTAAAACACTTACCAAAAGGGGGCATTTTAGGAGTGGGTACAGGCAGTACTGTAAATTTCCTGATTGAGCTTTTACCTGAGTTACAGCTTGAAGCGGCTGTGGCAAGTTCTGAAGCGACTGCCCAACGTCTTAAAAAACTTGGCATTGAAGTGGTAGATATGAACCATGTTGGTGGTCTGGATGCCTATGTTGATGGCGCAGATGAAATTGACCGTCACATGCACATGATCAAAGGTGGCGGTGCTGCTTTGACCCGTGAAAAAATTGTGGCTTCGATTGCGAAAAAGTTTGTATGTATTGTAGATGATTCTAAGTGGGTAGAGCAGTTAGGTCATGATTTCCCGCTTCCAGTAGAAGTGATCCCAATGGCACGTTCTGCTGTGGCGCGTAAAATTGTAGCTTTAGGTGGCGATCCTGTTTATCGTGAAGGTGTTGTCACTGACAATGGTAATGTGATCCTGGATGTACATAACCTGAATATTTTAAATGCTTTAGAGCTGGAAAAAACCTTGAATGATATTCCAGGTGTGGTCTGTAATGGTATTTTCGCCATTAATAAAGCGGATATTGCTGTTGTTGCGACTGATAATGGTATTGAAGAGCGTACAGCGGTTTAATCTGTTGTAAGTTCCCTCTCCTTTCAGGAGAGGGTTAGGGAGAGGTAATTTTTTTAAAGCCCCTCATCCTAGCCTTCTCCCCAAGGGAGAAGGGACTCCCGATACTTTTTTGAAAACTGATTTAAGTTCCATTTTCTGAGTTTTTATAAAAATTTCAATAAAAGCACAAAATGACCCCAAACCTCCCCGAAATTCAGATCACCCATCATGCACGAGCAACTCGATTACGCTTACGTGTTGAACTAACTCAAATAAAATTAACTGTGCCTAAGTTCTGCACCAAACGTCAGATTCAGGATTTTTTAAAACAGTCTGAACAATGGATGATTGAAACCTGGCAAAAACAGCAGGAACAAGCAGGGCAGCTTGATAAAGAACTGCCTTTGGCATTAAAGCTGTTTAATTCAGTACAGCCTTTACAGATTGTTTATCAGACTCAGAAAAACTCTTATGTACTGGATGAAAAGAATCATCAGCTTTTCATCAGTGACCGTGAACCGGCACGTTATTTAAAAGCATTTGTGATTGCTTATGCAAAATATCATTTACCTGTTTATTTACAGCAGGTGAGTTATCAGACCGGTTTAAGGTTTGCTGACTGTTCGGTTCGTCAGCCTAAAACACGATGGGGAAGTTGTACAGCTCGCCATGATATTATGCTGAACAGTGCTTTAGTACTGTGTGATCAGGCTGTTGCACGCTATGTCTGTGTACATGAGCTGGCACATACACGTTATTTTGATCACAGTCCTGCATTCTGGTCAGAAGTTGAAAAGCATGATTTAGATTATAAAAATCATCGGAAAATTTTAAAAAGTGGTGTGATGCCGTGGTGGTGGCATTGATCTGATAAGGTGGAGTATGTTTTTCTCAGGAGTTTTTTCAGTGTAAAAACCGACTGTTTCTGATCAGGCAGAATACAATAAAAGCAAGGATCAAAAAGAGAAAATACTCGGCTGAGTATGCATCAGCAAGATATAGCCTGTAATGATAAATAATAAAAAGGATAATGATAGCAGCAATAACAGGAAGCATGAGGTGGATTTGATTTTTAATATATACTTATGATAATAAACAAATTTTAATCTGTTTGAAAGCCTTGTTTTTTGTGCTTTTTAACCATGAAATGAAATTTTATAGATCACAGAGTTTGGCGTGCGTGCCGGATGTTGTGAAAAATAGCCTAAGCAATTCCAGTCTTTAAATATGACCAGGTATCCTCATCATCTGAAGTGATAAAACTGAATATTGATTAAGTACAGACAAAACATAAATAAAAATTTAATCCCAGGTAAAACAGTTCAGAAAATCAGAACTTCCTGTCATACTATGGGGCTGAAAATGGATACTTAAATTATAGAGGTAAAGCACGTGATTTCAGTGGGTATTGTTGGTGGAACAGGGTATACAGGCGTTGAATTGCTACGTTTGTTGCTGCGTCATCCAGATGTACAGGTCAATGTACTGACATCACGTACCGAAAATGGACGCCGTGTGGATGATATGTTCCCAAGCCTGCGTGGACATACTGACCTTTGCTACTCAGATCTGAATATTGACGAACTGAAAAAGTGTGATGTTGTATTTTTTGCAACACCACATGGTGTTGCTATGAAGCATGCAGAAGAATTGCTTGCAGCAAATGCCAAAGTGGTTGATCTTGCTGCTGACTTCCGTCTGCAGGATCTGGAACAGTTTGAAAAATGGTATGGCATGCAGCATGCCTGCCCGGATGTTTTAAAAGATGCGGTTTATGGTCTGTCCGAACTCAACCGCGAAAAAATTAAAAAAGCACAGGTGATTGGTAATCCTGGCTGTTATCCGACTACAGTTCAGCTTGGACTTGCGCCGCTGTTCAACCAGGCTGAAACACTGGTGAAACCTGAAAGTATTATTATTGATGCGAAGTCTGGGGTATCAGGTGCAGGACGTAAAGCTAGCCTGGGTATGATCTATTCTGAAAATGCGGATAATTTCAAGGCGTATGGCGTTGCAGGACATCGTCATCACCCTGAAATTGTAGAAGCGCTGGAAAATATTTCAGGTCAGAAAGGAGTATTTAATCATATTTTATTTGTGCCACATCTTGTTCCGATGATTCGTGGCATGCTCAGCACCATATATGTTGATCTGACAGATGCAGGTGATGCAGTCGATCTGCAGGATCTGTATGAACAGTTCTATGCAGAGGAACTTTTTGTAGATGTAATGCCAGCAGGCAGCTCACCTGAAACACGTTCAGTACGTGGTGCCAACCAGCTGCGCATCGCATTGTATAAACCTCAGCCGAAGAAACTGGTTGTACTTTCTGTTCAGGATAATCTGGTCAAAGGTGCGGCAGGACAGGCAGTGCAGAATATGAACCTGATGTTTGGCTTTGCAGAAGATGCAGGTCTTCAGGGCATTGGATTATTACCATAAAAAACGATTTTCAACTTCACACACATTTAGCTTTGGAGTTAAATGTGTGTCATTGACTTCAGCAATGATCAGAGATGACGATGCAAAATACAGACTCAAATATCACGTCACAACAGACTGAGCATAAGAAACAGCCTTTTCTGAGTAAAAATACACCTTTAGCAATTGGTGCAGCCATTCTTGTGCTTGGCAGTGGTGTGCTTGGATATACGGTTGGACATCGTCAGGGGTTAACAGTCGTTGGTTTTGATGCAGATGCTGAGCAGCTGGTCGATGTAGTTCAGAAGCAGAAAGCAAGCCTGGAAGGTCTGAATAAAAGCCTGAACACGGCTGTACAGGAGCGTGATGTTGCTGTCAGTAATTCAAATGATCTGTATAAGGCACTGAATCAGGCACGTGAAGATAAAGCACAGAATGACAGTATGAGCTTAACTTATCGGGAAGTGCTGCGTCAGCGTGGTGGATTGAGTCTGACTGTGCAGAATCTGGGTGTGAAATCCCTGCCTGAAAATGCTTATGAATATCAGGTGGATCTGGTACAGGTCAGTCCAGGCAAACGCCGTGCTTCAGGTTCTGTTGAAATCCGCCTGATCCGTGGAACAGAGGTGCTGGTGGTGCCACTGGAAGATAATCAGTTCAATTTTGAAGATTATGAGCGACTGACCGGCCGATGGACGATGCCGAAAGGTTTTGTCCCTCAGTTCATTGAAGTACGTCTCACAGGTGCAACACCTGTGATCAAACGCTTCAGCTGGGCCCGTGGCGCAGCAGTGGAAGCACCATCCGCATTTATTGCTGAGATACCTCAAGCAGAAGCAAATGCTCAATAAATACGAAACAGAAACTTATGAGAACACTTAGACGTCAAACCTGCCTGAACGAAGTAAAAAATGCCTTTCATCAGTCTGGCTACGTGGATTGGCATCTCAGCCCACGTATGAGTGACGTACCTCAGGATGAGGATCAGGGGGAAATTGCAGTACAGACAGCTCCACCGGAACTGAAACGTCCACCGATGTACGCTGTTCTTTTAATGAACGATGATTACACGCCAATGGACTTTGTAATTGAAATTTTACAACAATACTTTGCAATGAATCTTGACCAGGCTACTCAAGTAATGCTAACAGTACATTATGAAGGAAAAGGTGTTGCAGGCGTATATCCAAGAGACATCGCGGAAACGAAAGCGAACCAGGTCAATAATTACGCTCGATCACAAGGTCATCCATTACTTTGTCAGATTGAGCCAAAAAATTAAGGGGGTTGCATGCTCAGTCGTCAATTGGAAGTATCATTACGTTTGGCTGTCAGCATGGCTCGTCAGAAGAGACATGAGTTTCTAACGGTTGAACATTTATTACTGGCATTGCTGGATAATGATTCTGCGGTCAATGCACTGAAAGCATGCGGAGCAGACATTATTGTGCTTCGCAAAGAGCTGGAAGAATACGTAGAACAACACACACCTAAACTGGGTGAAAACAGCGAACAGAACCCACATCCTACAGAAAGTTTTGATCGTATCCTGCAAAGAGCAATTTTCCATGTGCAATCCAGTGGTGGCGATCGCATGGTTGAAGGTGCGGACATTCTGGTTGCCATGTATTCGGAGCGGGATTCATTTGCGGTTTATCTGCTCAAACGTCATCAGATTAACCGTTTGACGCTGACTCAGTATCTGTCACACGGAACACGCAAGGAAGAAGTGCAGGCTGAAGAAGAAGTTGAAGAACTGGACGGAGAGTCTGCATCGTCTGCGAGCGCAGGTCCTCTGGAGCTTTATACAACAAATCTGAATACCGAAGCCCAGAAAGGCAAAGCGGATCCACTGATTGGTCGTGAGAAAGAGATTGAACGTGCCGCGCAGATTTTATGCCGTCGACGTAAAAACAATCCATTGCTGGTCGGTGATCCCGGTGTGGGTAAAACCTCTATTGCGGAAGGTCTGGCATGGTTAATTGTAAACGGTAAAGCTCCAAAACCGCTGTTGAACGCAGAAGTCTACAGCCTGGATATTGGTGCGCTGGTCGCAGGCACCAAATACCGCGGTGATTTTGAAAAACGCCTGAAACAGTTGCTGAACGCATTGAAAAAGAAACCAGAAGCTATTCTTTTTATTGATGAAATTCATATGATTATTGGTGCGGGTTCAAGTATGGGCAGCACTATGGATGCTTCCAACTTAATCAAACCTGCTCTGGCAAACGGCACACTGCGTTGCATTGGTTCAACCACTTTCCAGGAATACCGTCAGGTATTTGAAAAGGATCATGCACTTTCACGCCGTTTCCAGAAAATTGATGTCAATGAGCCTTCACTTTCCGAATCCATTGATATTCTGCGTGGTCTGAAATCGCGTTTCGAAGAGTTTCATCATGTGAAATATGATGATAAAGCTTTGGTTTCAGCTGTAGAACTGTCAGCAAAATTTATTAATGACCGTTTTCTGCCTGATAAGGCGATTGACGTCATTGATGAAGCTGGCGCACAGCGTCGTCTCAAGGCAGAACAGGACGATACACTGATTACGGTTGAAAATATTGAAGATATCGTTTCAAAAATTGCCCGTATTCCGCCGAAAACTGTTTCTAAAGACGATAAAACAGTCCTTGAACATCTTGAGCGTGATCTGAAACGTGTGGTGTTTGGACAGGATGAAGCGATTGAA encodes the following:
- a CDS encoding potassium channel family protein, with amino-acid sequence MAQFAVIGLGSFGATVATELAALNHDVIGIDSNKKFVESISDTITHAVIADATDERVLDELNVKNCDAVVVAIGDDIEASILCVLHLKNLGIEKIMVKAKSKAHHMILSHLGITKIIHPEEDMGIRIAQSLSYPMVRRYMALNNNRYIVKAEITTTLKGAQFQALMDNSPEIKSLMLQRGSHVIYEIAPGTILQEKDILIIEGPLESLRQLSSRFL
- the ilvA gene encoding threonine ammonia-lyase, biosynthetic, coding for MLSRLVRQILQATVYDVAIETPLEAAPRISEKLNNNIRFKREDLQPVFSFKLRGAYNRISQLPKSQLERGVITASAGNHAQGVALSGQKLGIRAIIVMPKTTPDIKVQAVKRLGGEVVLHGDSFDVANKYAIQRAADEGMTFIPPYDDELVMAGQGTIANEILRQWRDVDYVFVAVGGGGLIAGVAAYLGDVAPHVKVIPVEYDESACLKAAFEANERVILPSVGLFADGTAVAQIGEKPFEVIRLQKSDNSGPIVERDVVLVNTDEICAAIKDTYDECRSIVEPSGAMALAGIKKYVEEHGLENKNMVSIVCGANMNFDRLRYIAERTELGERKEAIFAVTIPEEKGSFLNFCRALQGRNITEFNYRASSSSAAQVFVGISLKAGEKERHDIHELLKAHYDVDDLSDDEVAKLHIRYLVGGHADLENERLFRVEFPERPGALLTFLERLGPTHNITLFHYRNHGAAEGRVLVGLEAEDAQQNPDGLVETLKSITYPYVEITNNLGYQRFLK
- the rpiA gene encoding ribose-5-phosphate isomerase RpiA — translated: MSLYATQDEKKQAAAQAALKHLPKGGILGVGTGSTVNFLIELLPELQLEAAVASSEATAQRLKKLGIEVVDMNHVGGLDAYVDGADEIDRHMHMIKGGGAALTREKIVASIAKKFVCIVDDSKWVEQLGHDFPLPVEVIPMARSAVARKIVALGGDPVYREGVVTDNGNVILDVHNLNILNALELEKTLNDIPGVVCNGIFAINKADIAVVATDNGIEERTAV
- a CDS encoding YgjP family zinc-dependent metalloprotease, with amino-acid sequence MTPNLPEIQITHHARATRLRLRVELTQIKLTVPKFCTKRQIQDFLKQSEQWMIETWQKQQEQAGQLDKELPLALKLFNSVQPLQIVYQTQKNSYVLDEKNHQLFISDREPARYLKAFVIAYAKYHLPVYLQQVSYQTGLRFADCSVRQPKTRWGSCTARHDIMLNSALVLCDQAVARYVCVHELAHTRYFDHSPAFWSEVEKHDLDYKNHRKILKSGVMPWWWH
- the argC gene encoding N-acetyl-gamma-glutamyl-phosphate reductase, which encodes MISVGIVGGTGYTGVELLRLLLRHPDVQVNVLTSRTENGRRVDDMFPSLRGHTDLCYSDLNIDELKKCDVVFFATPHGVAMKHAEELLAANAKVVDLAADFRLQDLEQFEKWYGMQHACPDVLKDAVYGLSELNREKIKKAQVIGNPGCYPTTVQLGLAPLFNQAETLVKPESIIIDAKSGVSGAGRKASLGMIYSENADNFKAYGVAGHRHHPEIVEALENISGQKGVFNHILFVPHLVPMIRGMLSTIYVDLTDAGDAVDLQDLYEQFYAEELFVDVMPAGSSPETRSVRGANQLRIALYKPQPKKLVVLSVQDNLVKGAAGQAVQNMNLMFGFAEDAGLQGIGLLP
- a CDS encoding DUF6776 family protein; the encoded protein is MQNTDSNITSQQTEHKKQPFLSKNTPLAIGAAILVLGSGVLGYTVGHRQGLTVVGFDADAEQLVDVVQKQKASLEGLNKSLNTAVQERDVAVSNSNDLYKALNQAREDKAQNDSMSLTYREVLRQRGGLSLTVQNLGVKSLPENAYEYQVDLVQVSPGKRRASGSVEIRLIRGTEVLVVPLEDNQFNFEDYERLTGRWTMPKGFVPQFIEVRLTGATPVIKRFSWARGAAVEAPSAFIAEIPQAEANAQ
- the clpS gene encoding ATP-dependent Clp protease adapter ClpS; its protein translation is MRTLRRQTCLNEVKNAFHQSGYVDWHLSPRMSDVPQDEDQGEIAVQTAPPELKRPPMYAVLLMNDDYTPMDFVIEILQQYFAMNLDQATQVMLTVHYEGKGVAGVYPRDIAETKANQVNNYARSQGHPLLCQIEPKN
- the clpA gene encoding ATP-dependent Clp protease ATP-binding subunit ClpA, which gives rise to MLSRQLEVSLRLAVSMARQKRHEFLTVEHLLLALLDNDSAVNALKACGADIIVLRKELEEYVEQHTPKLGENSEQNPHPTESFDRILQRAIFHVQSSGGDRMVEGADILVAMYSERDSFAVYLLKRHQINRLTLTQYLSHGTRKEEVQAEEEVEELDGESASSASAGPLELYTTNLNTEAQKGKADPLIGREKEIERAAQILCRRRKNNPLLVGDPGVGKTSIAEGLAWLIVNGKAPKPLLNAEVYSLDIGALVAGTKYRGDFEKRLKQLLNALKKKPEAILFIDEIHMIIGAGSSMGSTMDASNLIKPALANGTLRCIGSTTFQEYRQVFEKDHALSRRFQKIDVNEPSLSESIDILRGLKSRFEEFHHVKYDDKALVSAVELSAKFINDRFLPDKAIDVIDEAGAQRRLKAEQDDTLITVENIEDIVSKIARIPPKTVSKDDKTVLEHLERDLKRVVFGQDEAIEALSSAIKLSRAGLKSPDKPVGSFVFAGPTGVGKTEVTKQLAKLMGVELVRFDMSEYMERHAVSRLIGAPPGYVGFDQGGLLTDAIHKNPHCVLLLDEIEKAHPDVFNLLLQIMDHGSLTDNNGRKSDFRNVVIVLTTNIGAESISRVSIGFMEQDNSLDNQDAMKKAFSPEFRNRLDGVIQFKALPVTIIENVVDKFLTELQAQLDEKRVILEVDQDAREWMAENGYDRLMGARPMQRLIQEHLKKPLAEMILFGELAEHGGNVAVSVKKEDGRAVGLKLEVFEDETAEPA